In one window of Ovis aries strain OAR_USU_Benz2616 breed Rambouillet chromosome 3, ARS-UI_Ramb_v3.0, whole genome shotgun sequence DNA:
- the LOC114113683 gene encoding coiled-coil-helix-coiled-coil-helix domain-containing protein 2-like, whose protein sequence is MPRGSRCRTSCVAPPASRTPPAAIGSPAAAPQQPGLMAQMATAAAGVAVGSAVGHALGHAITGGFSRGSSAEPSSPDIAYQEPQGTQLAQLLQNGPCFYEVKHFLECARSQGDLKLHEGFSEVLKQCRLANGLA, encoded by the coding sequence ATGCCTCGTGGAAGCCGATGCCGCACTTCCTGCGTGGCCCCTCCTGCCAGCCGCACTCCACCGGCTGCCATCGGCTCCCCTGCTGCTGCTCCCCAGCAGCCAGGTCTGATGGCCCAGATGGCAACCGCTGCTGCCGGCGTGGCTGTGGGTTCTGCAGTCGGCCACGCTCTGGGACACGCCATCACTGGGGGCTTCAGCAGAGGAAGCAGTGCTGAACCCTCAAGTCCTGACATCGCTTACCAGGAGCCTCAGGGAACCCAGCTGGCGCAACTGCTGCAGAATGGCCCCTGCTTCTATGAGGTGAAACACTTTTTGGAGTGTGCCCGGAGCCAGGGTGACCTTAAACTTCACGAGGGTTTCAGCGAGGTGCTGAAACAGTGCAGACTGGCCAACGGATTAGCTTAA